One Candidatus Cloacimonadaceae bacterium genomic region harbors:
- the rnhC gene encoding ribonuclease HIII has product MHKHIEAYLSHLEPILAQNGILVAEGREIAYGYQLRLEDGENRIVLNVYYSDKRGLTAVVGANGANALKPKIETILFSLQETPQDAGFHDWESWIGSDECGKGDYFGPLVVASFYMEKEMEKELRGLGVCDSKRLTDALILKIALQLYERYAANISCVLLKPPKYNEIIADMKTQKKNLNDLLAWQHGKAITELVSKHENVQGILVDQFSSAKKVQKLLVAAKIKAAVIERHGAESDPAVAAASIIARYQFLQNRKSMNRFYGMVLPLGASNSVISAANAFVEKFGISRLGEVAKLHFKTTEKVR; this is encoded by the coding sequence ATGCACAAACACATCGAAGCATATCTTTCCCATTTGGAGCCGATATTGGCGCAAAACGGGATCCTCGTCGCCGAGGGTCGCGAGATCGCCTATGGATATCAACTCCGGCTTGAGGACGGCGAAAATCGCATCGTCCTGAACGTATATTATTCTGATAAGAGAGGACTTACTGCCGTGGTGGGTGCTAACGGCGCAAACGCACTCAAGCCCAAAATAGAAACCATCCTATTTAGCCTGCAGGAAACACCCCAAGACGCCGGATTTCACGATTGGGAGAGCTGGATCGGTTCGGACGAATGCGGCAAGGGAGACTATTTCGGTCCCCTGGTGGTGGCGTCATTCTATATGGAAAAAGAGATGGAGAAAGAGCTGCGCGGGCTCGGAGTCTGCGACAGCAAAAGGCTCACGGACGCCCTCATCCTGAAGATCGCACTACAGCTTTATGAACGTTATGCCGCAAATATCTCCTGCGTCCTGCTCAAACCTCCCAAATACAACGAAATCATCGCGGATATGAAGACGCAAAAAAAGAATCTGAACGATCTGCTTGCCTGGCAGCACGGCAAGGCGATCACGGAGCTGGTCTCGAAGCATGAAAACGTGCAAGGCATCCTCGTGGATCAATTTAGCAGCGCCAAAAAAGTGCAAAAACTGTTGGTCGCCGCCAAGATCAAAGCCGCGGTGATCGAAAGACACGGCGCCGAAAGCGATCCTGCCGTCGCGGCGGCTTCCATCATTGCGCGGTATCAGTTCTTGCAAAACCGCAAATCCATGAACCGCTTCTATGGCATGGTTTTGCCCCTCGGAGCTTCCAACAGCGTGATCAGCGCTGCCAACGCTTTTGTGGAAAAGTTTGGTATTTCGCGCCTCGGCGAAGTGGCTAAATTGCATTTCAAGACCACGGAAAAAGTCCGTTAA